A single region of the Rhodospirillales bacterium genome encodes:
- a CDS encoding NADH-quinone oxidoreductase subunit G has translation MPKLTITINDSEIEVEAGTSILEAAKQLGIEIPHFCYHDRLSPAGNCRMCLVELEGAPKPVASCCMNAGDKMVVRTNSEKVKKSRNGVMELMLVNHPLDCPICDQGGECDLQDQAVAYGYDRSRYHESKRAVPNKDVGPLIKTIMTRCINCTRCVRFGEEIAGTPVLGQMNRGEDAEIGTFIETAVSTELSGNLIDICPVGALTSRPFAFTARPWELEHTKSVDVHDGLGVNIRVDSRAGEVMRVQPRLNENINQEWLDDRARFSCDGLKHKRLDRPYVRNTETGKLEPASWEEAFTAAAEKLKTFKGDNIAAFAGDLADVESMIALKDLMHDMKCSNLECRVDGARFDTSSRAGYVFNSSIAGVDRADAVLIVGSNPRWEAALLNTRLRAAAVKRHVPVALIGKKVDLSYPYEYLGEGPRDLEKLLQSKSGFAKVLQDANTPMIIVGAGAFAREDGEAVQALARCAAETFGMLKEEWNGFNVLHHAASRVGAIEIGFLPEKPFKTEEAGLVYLLNVDTPEVLGDIHPHSCVIYQGHHGDKGAARADIIFPGAAYTEKSGIYMNTEGRPQMALKAVDPPGEAREDWKILRALSGYCKRTLRYDDLAQLHKRLVAEFPQFDLMDEVAVAFWEGFGKAGEVSAAPFKSPVEDFYLTNVITTSSPTMQECSKAFLHKEDPLAEAAE, from the coding sequence ATGCCAAAGCTCACTATCACCATCAACGATTCTGAAATCGAAGTCGAAGCGGGAACCTCTATCCTCGAAGCTGCAAAGCAGCTTGGAATCGAAATCCCGCATTTTTGTTATCATGACCGCCTGAGTCCGGCGGGGAATTGCCGCATGTGTCTGGTGGAACTGGAAGGGGCGCCCAAGCCTGTGGCGTCCTGCTGCATGAATGCCGGGGACAAGATGGTTGTCCGCACGAATTCGGAGAAGGTCAAAAAGTCGCGCAACGGCGTCATGGAGCTGATGCTGGTGAACCATCCGCTGGATTGTCCGATTTGCGATCAGGGCGGGGAGTGCGATCTGCAGGATCAGGCGGTGGCCTACGGTTATGACCGCTCGCGCTATCACGAAAGCAAGCGCGCCGTGCCGAACAAAGATGTCGGGCCTTTGATTAAAACGATCATGACCCGCTGCATTAACTGTACGCGCTGCGTCCGCTTCGGGGAAGAAATCGCGGGAACGCCCGTTCTGGGGCAGATGAATCGCGGGGAAGATGCGGAAATCGGCACGTTTATCGAAACGGCTGTCAGTACGGAACTCTCCGGCAACCTGATTGACATTTGCCCTGTCGGGGCGCTGACCTCCCGGCCGTTTGCCTTTACGGCCCGGCCCTGGGAGCTTGAACACACAAAGAGCGTCGATGTGCATGACGGTCTGGGCGTAAATATCCGGGTTGATTCGCGCGCGGGCGAAGTGATGCGCGTGCAGCCGCGCCTCAATGAAAATATCAATCAGGAATGGCTGGACGACCGGGCGCGCTTTTCCTGCGACGGGTTGAAGCACAAACGGCTGGATCGTCCTTATGTCCGCAACACGGAGACGGGAAAGCTGGAGCCGGCCAGTTGGGAAGAAGCGTTTACGGCGGCGGCTGAAAAACTCAAAACCTTTAAAGGCGACAACATTGCCGCCTTTGCAGGCGATCTGGCGGATGTCGAATCCATGATCGCGCTCAAGGACCTGATGCACGATATGAAATGTTCCAATCTGGAATGCCGTGTGGACGGGGCCCGCTTCGATACTTCCAGCCGCGCCGGATACGTGTTCAATTCCAGCATCGCGGGAGTCGATCGGGCCGATGCCGTTTTGATCGTCGGGTCCAATCCAAGGTGGGAAGCGGCGCTTTTGAATACGCGCCTCCGCGCGGCGGCGGTGAAGCGGCACGTGCCCGTGGCGCTGATTGGTAAAAAAGTCGATCTGTCTTATCCTTACGAATATCTGGGAGAAGGACCCCGGGACCTCGAAAAACTTCTTCAGTCAAAATCCGGTTTCGCCAAAGTCCTGCAGGACGCAAACACGCCGATGATTATCGTCGGGGCGGGGGCCTTTGCCCGCGAAGACGGGGAAGCGGTGCAGGCGCTGGCGCGCTGCGCGGCGGAAACGTTCGGTATGCTCAAAGAGGAATGGAACGGATTTAACGTCCTGCATCACGCGGCTTCGCGTGTGGGCGCGATCGAGATCGGCTTTTTGCCCGAAAAACCCTTCAAAACCGAAGAGGCCGGGCTGGTGTACCTGCTGAATGTGGATACGCCTGAAGTTTTAGGGGATATCCACCCTCATTCCTGCGTCATTTATCAGGGGCATCACGGGGACAAGGGGGCCGCCCGAGCCGACATTATTTTCCCCGGCGCGGCCTATACCGAAAAAAGCGGCATTTACATGAACACCGAAGGCCGTCCGCAAATGGCTCTCAAGGCTGTGGATCCGCCAGGAGAGGCCAGGGAAGACTGGAAAATTCTCCGCGCTCTTTCCGGCTATTGCAAACGGACGCTGCGGTATGATGATCTGGCGCAGCTTCACAAAAGGCTGGTTGCGGAATTCCCGCAATTCGATCTGATGGATGAAGTCGCTGTCGCTTTCTGGGAAGGTTTTGGAAAAGCGGGAGAGGTGTCTGCGGCGCCGTTCAAGTCTCCGGTCGAAGATTTTTACCTGACAAATGTGATTACAACGTCTTCCCCGACCATGCAGGAATGCTCGAAAGCGTTTTTGCATAAGGAAGACCCTCTTGCGGAGGCTGCGGAATGA
- the nuoH gene encoding NADH-quinone oxidoreductase subunit NuoH, with protein sequence MTPDFLALWNGYGAPLFWIVLHIAVIVGAVLVLVAYYTYAERKIMGAMQRRQGPMTVGPFGLLQPLADGIKLLSKETILPTQANGPVFFLAPVLGFMLALTAWAVIPVGYQLALADINVGILYLFAISSMGVYGVIMAGWGSNSKYAFLGGMRSAAQMVSYEVSMGLIIVTVLLCTGSLNLSEIVLAERSVWMQILLLPMLVVFLVSILAETNRAPFDLPEGESEISGGFMVEYSAMAYALFFLGEYANMILMSGMTVVLFLGGWLPPFGIEALAFVPGIVWFALKTFAVMFFYVWARATFPRYRYDQLMRLGWKVFLPFTLLWVVVVSGSLVYFDALP encoded by the coding sequence ATGACACCCGATTTTCTGGCCCTGTGGAACGGTTATGGCGCGCCCCTCTTCTGGATCGTCCTTCATATCGCGGTGATTGTCGGGGCGGTGCTGGTGCTTGTCGCGTACTACACCTATGCGGAGCGGAAGATCATGGGCGCGATGCAGCGCCGTCAGGGGCCGATGACGGTGGGGCCGTTCGGGCTTCTCCAGCCGCTGGCGGACGGGATCAAGCTCCTGTCCAAGGAAACGATTTTACCCACGCAGGCCAACGGGCCGGTCTTCTTTCTGGCGCCTGTGCTTGGCTTCATGCTTGCCCTGACCGCGTGGGCCGTTATCCCGGTGGGGTACCAGCTTGCGCTGGCCGACATCAATGTCGGGATTTTGTACCTGTTTGCCATTTCCTCCATGGGCGTTTACGGCGTCATCATGGCGGGGTGGGGGTCCAATTCCAAATATGCGTTTCTGGGCGGGATGCGCTCGGCGGCGCAGATGGTGTCTTATGAAGTTTCGATGGGTCTTATTATCGTCACCGTTCTGCTTTGCACCGGCTCCTTGAATTTAAGCGAGATCGTTCTGGCGGAACGCTCCGTCTGGATGCAGATATTGCTTCTCCCCATGCTGGTGGTGTTTCTGGTGTCCATTCTGGCGGAAACAAACCGCGCGCCTTTCGACCTGCCGGAAGGGGAGTCGGAAATTTCCGGCGGGTTTATGGTGGAATATTCCGCGATGGCCTATGCGCTCTTTTTTCTGGGCGAATATGCGAACATGATTCTGATGAGCGGGATGACGGTTGTCCTGTTTCTCGGGGGCTGGTTGCCGCCTTTCGGGATCGAGGCACTGGCCTTCGTGCCGGGAATTGTCTGGTTCGCCCTGAAAACATTTGCCGTTATGTTTTTCTATGTCTGGGCGCGGGCGACGTTTCCGCGCTACCGCTATGACCAGCTTATGCGTCTGGGCTGGAAAGTTTTCCTGCCTTTCACCTTGCTCTGGGTCGTTGTGGTGTCCGGCTCTCTGGTTTATTTTGATGCGTTGCCATAG
- a CDS encoding nucleoside triphosphate pyrophosphohydrolase family protein: MSKTTLEQVRIFHETYGLPVKASPDISDSKTNDLRINLLAEELEELKEALAGGDIVETLDALVDLQYVLDGAFLSFGLQDLKAPAFEEVQRSNMSKLGKDGKPVVRESDGKILKGPDYFKPDLTQFFDLPEAAE, from the coding sequence ATGAGCAAAACAACCCTTGAACAGGTGCGGATATTCCATGAAACCTACGGGCTGCCCGTGAAGGCGTCACCGGATATTTCGGATTCGAAAACGAACGATCTGCGGATCAATCTGCTGGCGGAGGAACTGGAGGAACTGAAAGAAGCTCTTGCCGGCGGGGATATCGTCGAAACGCTGGATGCGCTGGTGGATCTCCAATATGTTCTGGACGGGGCCTTTTTGTCTTTCGGGTTGCAGGATTTGAAAGCCCCTGCCTTCGAGGAGGTGCAGCGCTCCAATATGAGCAAGCTCGGAAAAGACGGAAAACCGGTCGTGCGCGAGAGCGATGGAAAAATCCTCAAAGGGCCGGATTATTTCAAGCCGGACCTGACGCAATTTTTTGACCTGCCGGAGGCTGCCGAATGA
- the purQ gene encoding phosphoribosylformylglycinamidine synthase I: MAKALVIAGYGLNCEEETAFAFKQAGFEAVIRHINDLIEAPAELKETQTLCLPGGFSYGDDTGSGNAFAQKMRLTLWDHLREFVARDTLTIGICNGCQIVANLGLAPALEGKYGQRSVAVTHNLTARYQCRWVDVRVEKNRSPWLQGIERLHIPVAHGEGRFMMEEATLSALKENDQIALRYITPEGEAAKGVFPFNPNGSTDDIAGVTDPGGRVLAMMPHPERGMFVSQRDDYAALKDAARREGKALSEEAGGHALFRNAAAYFEISGKRKTA; this comes from the coding sequence ATGGCCAAAGCCCTTGTCATCGCCGGATACGGCCTGAACTGCGAGGAAGAAACCGCCTTTGCCTTTAAGCAGGCGGGGTTCGAAGCCGTCATCCGCCATATCAACGACCTCATTGAAGCCCCCGCCGAGTTGAAGGAAACCCAGACGCTCTGCCTGCCCGGCGGATTTTCCTACGGGGACGACACCGGCTCCGGCAATGCCTTTGCCCAGAAAATGCGGCTGACGCTGTGGGATCATTTACGGGAATTTGTCGCGCGCGACACGCTGACCATCGGCATTTGCAACGGCTGCCAGATTGTGGCCAATCTCGGCCTCGCGCCCGCGCTGGAGGGAAAATACGGACAGCGGTCCGTGGCTGTGACCCATAACCTCACGGCCCGCTACCAGTGCCGCTGGGTGGATGTGCGCGTGGAAAAAAACAGGTCCCCGTGGCTACAGGGCATTGAACGCCTGCACATCCCCGTCGCACATGGCGAAGGACGCTTCATGATGGAGGAAGCAACCCTCTCCGCCCTGAAAGAGAACGACCAGATCGCCCTGCGCTACATCACGCCGGAGGGCGAAGCCGCCAAAGGCGTCTTTCCCTTCAACCCCAACGGCTCCACCGACGATATCGCCGGCGTTACGGACCCCGGCGGACGGGTGCTCGCCATGATGCCCCATCCGGAGCGCGGGATGTTCGTAAGCCAGCGCGACGACTATGCCGCCCTGAAAGATGCGGCGCGGCGTGAAGGCAAGGCGCTTTCCGAAGAAGCCGGGGGCCATGCGCTCTTCCGGAACGCCGCCGCCTATTTCGAGATTTCAGGTAAAAGAAAGACGGCGTGA
- a CDS encoding phosphoribosylformylglycinamidine synthase encodes MAQRIEVFTLLEDGRAKALQEHFTKTGKSVGVRVVDVYTIENDIKGAASLDKLTQSFVNPVTQKAFLNDEAKASFDWAVEIGFLPGVTDNVGHTATELAALTLNDNQPVYSSRLILLDGSLSESDVRTFADTLHNPLIQRAHIQRGGDPLPVVIPRVHLDNHAPGADEVDLNVSDEELAEIGKNGIRNADGTTRGPLGLSLFYMKAIQAHFEKEGRNPKDIELETLAQTWSEHCKHTIFASPIDDIKDGLYKHYIRRATKDIRAAKGKNDFCISVFKDNSGGIVFDEDWMITDKMETHNSPSALDPFGGAITGIVGVNRDCIGFGQGAKPVLNRYGFCLADPRKDTGYYRGKGRKNKSLSAETVLKGVVAGVNVGGNCSGISTPQGFMYFDDRYIGKPLVFAGTVGVIPREVGGKPGHEKAAHPGDRIIMAGGKVGCDGIHGATFSSVALDEGSPATAVQIGDPITQKKLSDAIVKEIRDMGLYNAITDNGAGGLSSSVGEMAESCGGFHLELDKVPLKYPGMQPWEIWISESQERMTLSVPPAQVDKLIKLLEKRGVNAWDIGEFTDSGRAILSWQGQPVMDMDMDFLHSGVPETPLATSFTRGGESEPDIPEPKDYKETLLSMMGRLNICSKEFVATQYDHNVQGSAVLGPLQGKGRVCADASVSRPVLTSRKGAVLSQGLFPRYSDIDTYHMAAASLDMAVRAAVAAGCPIGHLAIMDNFCWCSSDEPERLGQLKRAAEAIYDLSTAYGTPLISGKDSMFNDFKGYDEKDNPVKISIPPTLLVSALGVMPDIDQAVSLDLKRPYDLIYMLGDTADELGASEYYALHGALGNNVPETCAARNMQLYRLLSEANRQRLCAAAIPVGLGGSGVALAKMCIASGLGITAMLDSDMRLDKKIFSESPGRVLVSVAPEDQKAFETIFKDFEYVSQIGTVMEKPFLRIVDFEVPVEDLEEAYKAPLRGY; translated from the coding sequence ATGGCCCAGCGTATCGAAGTTTTTACTCTTTTGGAAGACGGTCGCGCGAAAGCGCTGCAGGAACATTTTACGAAAACGGGAAAATCCGTCGGCGTTCGCGTCGTGGATGTTTACACGATTGAAAACGATATCAAAGGCGCGGCCTCTCTGGATAAACTGACGCAATCTTTCGTCAATCCGGTTACGCAAAAAGCCTTCCTCAATGACGAGGCAAAAGCCTCTTTCGACTGGGCCGTGGAAATCGGGTTCCTGCCCGGCGTTACCGACAATGTCGGACATACGGCCACGGAGCTGGCGGCCCTGACCCTGAATGACAACCAGCCCGTTTATTCCTCCCGCCTGATCCTTCTGGACGGAAGCTTAAGCGAATCGGACGTCCGGACATTTGCCGACACATTGCACAACCCGCTGATCCAGCGCGCCCATATCCAGCGGGGCGGCGATCCCTTGCCCGTCGTCATTCCCAGGGTTCATCTTGACAATCATGCGCCCGGCGCCGACGAAGTCGATTTGAACGTGTCCGACGAAGAGCTTGCCGAGATCGGTAAAAACGGTATCAGGAATGCGGATGGAACGACGCGCGGACCTCTGGGGCTGTCCCTGTTCTATATGAAAGCCATCCAGGCGCATTTTGAAAAGGAAGGCAGGAACCCCAAAGACATAGAGCTGGAGACGCTGGCCCAGACATGGTCGGAGCATTGCAAGCACACGATCTTCGCCTCCCCCATAGATGACATCAAAGACGGGCTTTACAAACATTATATCCGCCGGGCGACAAAAGACATTCGCGCGGCCAAAGGCAAAAACGATTTCTGCATCTCCGTTTTCAAGGACAATTCCGGCGGGATCGTTTTCGACGAAGACTGGATGATTACCGACAAGATGGAAACGCACAACTCCCCGTCGGCGCTGGACCCCTTTGGCGGCGCGATTACGGGAATTGTCGGGGTGAACCGGGACTGCATCGGATTCGGACAGGGCGCCAAGCCCGTCCTGAACCGCTACGGCTTTTGCCTTGCCGACCCGCGGAAAGATACGGGCTACTACCGCGGCAAGGGCCGGAAAAACAAAAGCCTCTCGGCCGAAACCGTCCTCAAGGGCGTGGTTGCGGGCGTAAATGTCGGCGGCAACTGCTCCGGAATCTCCACGCCGCAGGGCTTTATGTATTTTGACGACCGCTATATCGGCAAGCCCCTTGTTTTTGCCGGAACGGTCGGGGTCATTCCCCGCGAGGTGGGCGGAAAACCCGGCCACGAAAAAGCGGCGCATCCCGGCGACCGGATTATCATGGCGGGCGGAAAAGTCGGCTGCGACGGTATTCACGGCGCAACCTTTTCCTCCGTGGCGCTGGATGAAGGCTCTCCGGCGACGGCGGTGCAAATCGGCGACCCAATCACACAGAAAAAACTCTCCGATGCGATCGTCAAGGAAATCCGCGACATGGGGCTTTATAACGCCATTACGGATAACGGCGCGGGCGGCCTGTCTTCCTCCGTGGGGGAAATGGCGGAAAGCTGCGGCGGGTTTCATCTGGAACTGGATAAAGTGCCGCTGAAATATCCCGGTATGCAGCCCTGGGAAATATGGATATCGGAAAGCCAGGAACGCATGACGCTCTCCGTTCCACCGGCGCAGGTCGATAAACTTATTAAATTACTTGAAAAACGTGGCGTAAATGCTTGGGATATAGGAGAGTTTACGGATTCTGGCCGCGCCATTCTAAGCTGGCAGGGACAGCCGGTCATGGATATGGATATGGATTTCCTCCACAGCGGCGTACCGGAAACGCCTTTGGCCACAAGCTTTACACGCGGCGGCGAATCCGAGCCGGACATTCCCGAACCCAAGGATTACAAAGAAACGCTCCTGTCGATGATGGGACGGCTGAATATCTGCTCCAAGGAGTTCGTCGCCACGCAATACGACCATAATGTGCAAGGCAGCGCCGTTCTGGGGCCACTGCAGGGCAAGGGCCGCGTATGCGCCGACGCCTCCGTCAGCCGCCCGGTCCTGACAAGCCGGAAAGGGGCTGTCCTCTCGCAGGGGCTGTTTCCGCGCTATTCGGATATCGACACCTATCATATGGCGGCGGCTTCGCTCGATATGGCGGTGCGCGCCGCCGTGGCGGCCGGCTGCCCGATCGGGCATCTGGCCATCATGGATAATTTCTGCTGGTGCTCTTCGGACGAGCCGGAGCGTCTGGGCCAGTTAAAACGTGCCGCCGAGGCGATTTACGACCTGTCCACGGCTTACGGAACACCCCTTATTTCCGGCAAGGACAGCATGTTTAACGACTTCAAAGGCTATGACGAAAAAGACAATCCCGTTAAAATCTCCATTCCGCCGACCCTTCTCGTCTCCGCTTTGGGGGTCATGCCCGATATAGACCAAGCCGTTTCCCTTGATCTGAAACGCCCCTATGACCTGATTTACATGCTGGGCGATACGGCGGACGAGCTGGGTGCCTCCGAATATTACGCCCTGCATGGCGCTCTGGGCAACAACGTGCCGGAAACCTGCGCCGCCAGGAACATGCAGCTTTACCGCCTGCTCTCCGAAGCCAACCGGCAAAGGCTTTGCGCGGCCGCCATTCCGGTGGGGCTGGGCGGAAGCGGCGTGGCGTTGGCCAAGATGTGCATCGCTTCGGGGCTGGGAATTACCGCCATGCTGGACAGCGACATGAGGCTGGATAAAAAGATTTTCTCCGAAAGCCCGGGCCGCGTGCTGGTCAGTGTCGCCCCGGAGGATCAAAAAGCCTTCGAGACAATTTTCAAGGATTTCGAATATGTCTCGCAGATCGGCACCGTCATGGAAAAACCCTTCCTGCGCATTGTCGATTTCGAAGTGCCGGTCGAAGATCTGGAAGAGGCGTATAAAGCGCCTTTGAGGGGGTATTAG
- a CDS encoding NADH-quinone oxidoreductase subunit J translates to MLPALAFYLFAFMTLFAAVMVITTRNPVHAVLFLVLAFFNAAGLFVLLGAEFIAMILVIVYVGAVAVLFMFVVMMLDISFANLREWSMRYVPTGILIGGLLLSELVVLYGAWEFAPGAAQEAAETDLSNTESLGALLYTKYIYAFQASGLILLVAMIGAIVLTHRRRSGVRRQVIGDQQSRKASDVLEVKKVTPRTGV, encoded by the coding sequence ATGCTTCCGGCCCTTGCTTTCTATCTTTTCGCTTTTATGACGCTTTTTGCGGCGGTGATGGTTATTACAACCAGAAATCCCGTGCATGCCGTTCTCTTTCTTGTGCTGGCCTTTTTTAACGCGGCGGGGCTTTTTGTATTGCTGGGGGCGGAGTTTATCGCGATGATTCTGGTCATCGTCTATGTGGGCGCCGTCGCGGTTTTGTTCATGTTTGTGGTGATGATGCTCGACATTTCCTTTGCGAATTTACGTGAATGGTCGATGCGCTACGTCCCGACAGGCATTCTGATCGGCGGCCTTTTGCTCAGTGAACTGGTGGTTTTATACGGCGCGTGGGAATTTGCGCCGGGCGCCGCCCAGGAGGCTGCGGAAACGGACCTTTCCAACACGGAAAGTCTGGGGGCGCTTCTTTACACGAAATATATCTATGCCTTTCAGGCGTCGGGGTTGATCCTGCTTGTGGCGATGATCGGGGCGATTGTTCTGACGCACCGCCGCCGGTCCGGCGTGCGCCGTCAGGTTATCGGCGACCAGCAATCGCGCAAGGCAAGCGATGTGCTGGAGGTTAAAAAAGTAACGCCGAGGACGGGGGTCTAA
- the gatB gene encoding Asp-tRNA(Asn)/Glu-tRNA(Gln) amidotransferase subunit GatB has protein sequence MSALIKGKTGEWETVIGMEIHAQATARSKLFSGSSAAFGAEPNSQVSMVDAAMPGMLPVLNKRSVEQAVRTGLGLNAKINTTSVFARKNYFYPDLPQGYQISQFEDPIVGKGKIEIDLPDGSTKDIGITRLHLEQDAGKSVHDQHPSKSFVDLNRSGNTLMEIVSEPDIRGPEEATAYLSKIRMILRYLGTCDGNMEEGSMRADVNISVRHPGDKLGTRAEIKNVNSLKAVHQAIEYEADRQIELIEEGGEVVQETRLWDPVKMETRSMRSKEEAHDYRYFPDPDLLPLEIEQSWIDEIKSTLPELPDEKKHRFIESYGLSPYDAGVLISERARAEYFETVANDNDTKLAANWVINELLGALNKDGKALSDSPISAQQLGGLIGLISDGTISGKIAKDVFAEMYKTGHDAGKIVEEKGLKQVTDTGAIEAVVDRVIAGNPDNVAAYKAGKDKLFGFFVGQVMKETQGKANPAMVNDLLKKKLS, from the coding sequence ATGTCGGCACTAATCAAAGGCAAAACGGGCGAGTGGGAAACTGTGATCGGTATGGAAATCCATGCGCAGGCCACGGCCCGCTCCAAACTTTTCTCCGGCTCTTCGGCGGCCTTTGGCGCCGAACCGAATTCCCAGGTGTCCATGGTGGACGCGGCCATGCCCGGCATGCTGCCCGTACTGAATAAAAGATCGGTGGAGCAGGCCGTGCGGACAGGGCTGGGGCTGAATGCCAAAATCAACACAACCTCCGTTTTTGCGCGGAAAAACTATTTCTATCCCGACCTGCCGCAAGGGTACCAGATCTCGCAATTTGAAGACCCGATTGTCGGGAAAGGCAAAATCGAAATCGATCTGCCGGACGGCAGCACGAAGGATATCGGCATTACACGCCTGCATCTGGAACAGGATGCGGGAAAGTCGGTGCATGACCAGCATCCAAGCAAAAGTTTCGTGGATTTGAACCGCTCGGGCAACACGCTGATGGAAATCGTGTCGGAGCCGGATATCAGGGGCCCCGAAGAAGCCACCGCCTACCTGTCCAAAATCCGTATGATCCTGCGCTATCTGGGAACGTGTGACGGGAATATGGAGGAAGGTTCCATGCGGGCGGATGTGAATATCTCTGTGCGTCATCCGGGGGATAAGCTTGGCACCCGCGCGGAAATCAAAAACGTCAACTCTCTCAAGGCCGTCCATCAGGCCATCGAATATGAGGCGGATCGCCAGATTGAGCTGATCGAAGAGGGCGGGGAAGTGGTGCAGGAAACGCGCCTCTGGGACCCGGTCAAAATGGAAACGCGCTCCATGCGCTCCAAAGAGGAAGCGCATGACTACCGCTATTTCCCGGACCCGGACCTTTTGCCGCTGGAAATTGAGCAAAGCTGGATCGACGAAATCAAATCCACGCTGCCGGAACTTCCGGATGAAAAGAAGCACCGCTTTATCGAATCTTACGGACTGAGCCCTTACGATGCGGGCGTGCTGATTTCCGAACGGGCGCGGGCGGAATATTTCGAAACGGTAGCCAACGACAACGATACGAAGCTCGCGGCCAACTGGGTGATTAACGAGCTTCTGGGCGCGCTGAACAAAGACGGCAAAGCGCTCTCGGATTCGCCCATTTCGGCGCAGCAGCTTGGCGGCCTGATTGGGCTGATTTCCGACGGCACCATTTCCGGCAAGATCGCCAAAGACGTTTTTGCCGAAATGTATAAAACCGGCCATGACGCCGGCAAAATCGTCGAGGAAAAGGGCCTGAAACAAGTCACCGATACCGGCGCGATTGAAGCCGTTGTTGACCGGGTGATTGCCGGCAATCCGGATAATGTCGCGGCTTATAAGGCCGGAAAAGACAAGCTTTTCGGCTTCTTCGTCGGGCAGGTCATGAAGGAAACGCAAGGCAAAGCCAATCCCGCCATGGTGAACGACCTCCTGAAGAAAAAGCTTTCCTGA
- the nuoI gene encoding NADH-quinone oxidoreductase subunit NuoI encodes MKKYLNAFLLVEIVKGMALTLKYMFFVPRVTINYPHEKGPLSPRFRGEHALRRYPDGEERCIACKLCECICPAQAITIEAEPREDGSRRTTRYDIDMTKCIYCGLCQEACPVDAIVEGPNFEYATETREELYYDKKKLLENGDRWEAQIARNLAQNAPYK; translated from the coding sequence ATGAAAAAATATCTGAACGCATTTTTGCTGGTTGAAATTGTAAAGGGCATGGCCCTGACGCTCAAATACATGTTTTTCGTGCCGCGCGTGACGATCAACTATCCGCATGAAAAGGGGCCTTTAAGCCCGCGCTTCCGGGGGGAGCACGCGCTGCGCCGCTATCCGGACGGGGAAGAGCGCTGCATCGCCTGCAAATTATGCGAGTGCATTTGCCCGGCACAGGCCATTACGATTGAGGCGGAGCCGCGCGAAGACGGCTCCCGCCGGACGACCCGTTACGATATCGACATGACCAAATGCATTTATTGCGGCCTGTGTCAGGAAGCCTGCCCCGTGGATGCGATTGTGGAAGGCCCGAACTTTGAATATGCGACCGAAACCCGGGAAGAGCTTTACTACGACAAGAAAAAGCTTCTGGAGAACGGGGACCGCTGGGAAGCGCAGATCGCCCGCAATCTTGCCCAAAACGCGCCTTACAAATAA
- the nuoK gene encoding NADH-quinone oxidoreductase subunit NuoK, with protein MEALFEITLAHYLVLAGVLFTLGVFGIFLNRKNVIVILMCIELMLLAVNINFVAFSSGLALNDLTGQVFTMFVLTVAAAEAAIGLAILVVFFRNRGAIAVEDISMMKG; from the coding sequence ATGGAAGCGCTTTTCGAAATTACATTGGCCCATTATCTGGTCCTGGCGGGAGTTCTTTTCACGCTCGGGGTGTTTGGCATTTTCCTGAACCGGAAGAACGTCATTGTGATCCTGATGTGTATCGAGCTCATGCTGCTGGCGGTCAATATCAATTTCGTCGCGTTTTCTTCCGGGCTGGCGCTGAACGATCTGACGGGGCAAGTCTTTACGATGTTTGTCCTGACGGTGGCCGCTGCGGAGGCGGCGATCGGTCTGGCCATTCTGGTGGTTTTCTTCCGCAACCGCGGCGCGATCGCGGTGGAAGACATCTCGATGATGAAGGGGTAG
- a CDS encoding acyloxyacyl hydrolase yields MIRIKKFSFFLFLLACLAISLPANAQSLLSLGAGYYDIGKDDGAADFRLEYRPDVKLFWKIKPWVGGEVTSEASVWGGGGLILDLDVTDHIYFSPSFGAGLYAQGSSDKDLGHAIEFRSQAELGYKFDGGQRLGVAFGHISNASIGNKNPGVEILNLYYHVPIGTALSGSLPSLGGGRGGYNIF; encoded by the coding sequence GTGATACGAATAAAAAAGTTTTCTTTTTTCCTTTTTCTTCTTGCCTGCCTGGCCATCTCCCTGCCGGCAAACGCCCAGAGCCTTCTCAGCCTTGGCGCGGGATATTACGACATTGGAAAAGACGACGGCGCGGCGGATTTCCGGCTGGAATACCGCCCGGATGTAAAATTGTTTTGGAAAATAAAACCGTGGGTCGGCGGCGAAGTGACCTCCGAAGCATCCGTCTGGGGCGGCGGCGGCCTTATCCTTGACCTCGATGTCACGGACCATATCTATTTCTCCCCGAGTTTTGGCGCAGGGCTTTATGCGCAAGGCAGCAGCGATAAGGATCTGGGCCATGCCATCGAGTTTCGCTCGCAGGCGGAGCTGGGATACAAGTTTGACGGGGGACAGCGTCTGGGCGTCGCGTTCGGGCATATCTCGAACGCCTCCATCGGCAACAAAAACCCGGGCGTGGAAATCCTGAATCTTTATTACCATGTCCCGATCGGAACGGCGCTTTCCGGAAGCCTGCCTTCTCTGGGAGGCGGCAGGGGCGGCTATAATATTTTTTAG